Within Sorghum bicolor cultivar BTx623 chromosome 2, Sorghum_bicolor_NCBIv3, whole genome shotgun sequence, the genomic segment GACCTTGGTGAGGCGCTCCGGAGGGTCCGTGAGGGCGCCGCCATGATCCGCACCAAGGGGGAGGCCGGGACCGGCAACATCGTCGAGGCCGTCAGGCATGTGCGGTCCGTCATGGGCGATGTCCGTGCGCTCCGGAAcatggatgatgatgaggtGTTCGCGTATGCTAAGCGCATCGCCGCGCCGTATGATTTGGTGATGCAGACCAAGCAGCTGGGCCGCCTCCCTGTTGTGCAGTTCGCGGCCGGGGGTGTGGCCACGCCTGCTGATGCCGCGCTCATGATGCAGCTTGGGTGCGACGGCGTCTTCGTCGGCTCGGGAATCTTCAAGAGTGGCGACCCTGCTCGCCGCGCGCGTGCCATCGTTCAGGCTGTCACCCACTACAGCGACCCTACCATCCTCGCCGACGTCAGCGCCGGACTCGGGGAGGCCATGGTCGGCATCAACCTCAACGACCCTAAGGTCGAGCGATACGCCGCCAGATCCGAGTGAACAACCCTATCCGCTCCACCATCGTCATCTTCTCTCATATATTTGTATCACCCATCCATCCATCTGCCTTCGATATGCATCTCCACTCCGCCggcttcatccttctcttcttaatAATTTTTGCATTACAAACAGTAGCTTATTTTGTCTCATGTCTCTCCATCAGTAATAACGGGACTGAATCAATGGTAAGAAACAAAGCTATGGTACTATGCAGAACCTCTTTATTTTTGTGTCTTCTTATTAGCTACTGTATTAAGTTAGACTAGGCTCCCCTGGTTTATCATGTACTCAATCAAATGTTGAACGGTTTGTATGTCTGTCGCTCTGCCAGCCCTGCTTATGGCTTATGAATGATGAATCAATGAATGAATCACATGTTCTTCATCCGGTCATGTCATGTCACTTTCTTTTTTTGTGGGATGTTTGCTTCCTGGATGAGAGTATTGAGTTATTATTTTTAGGATGATTTGATGCTACTCTTTGATGCCAGTAGCATTTTCCCCCCAAAACAGTTTCTCCATGTCTCAAAGTCGGGATATGTTAAACTGATGCTGCATTTCCATATATGACTGAACTTGTACTCTTCGATACTCAAAGCTGCTGATGCTTGGGAAAAACTAGTTGAGTGAAGTTGCTCTGGAAATACAGTCATCACACCAGTTTAATTTAAACATCACAGGTTTAATTGGTGTTCTGTCATGATGTTCTGAACATTCTGCCAAACACATATAGACATGTTGATTGGAGTTGTTCAATTGCAGTTTAATTTCAGTAAACAGATTATTTTTAATTCAGTTCACAGACTGAATTCAGTTCAGCAGATGTTGGTGATATGTTGTTGTGCAAGGTCTAGGGACACATAATCTGGTGTAAGTAAAGTAATATAGAGTTTGTATTTCAAATTTGGAGATGAGAAGAGATTGAGGAGGGATTAATTTGTTTTGGAGCTGAGAAAGAGAGGAAGGGATCAGGGAACATCAGGGAAACAGAACCTTGTTAgctagtgtgtgtgtgtgtgtgtgtgtgttgaattAGGATAGGCTAGCTC encodes:
- the LOC8081595 gene encoding probable pyridoxal 5'-phosphate synthase subunit PDX1.1, whose translation is MASDGSGVVTVYGNNGAALLEPSKQPKSATFSVKVGLAQMLRGGVIMDVVTPEQARIAEEAGACAVMALERVPADIRSQGGVARMSDPGLIRDIKRAVTIPVMAKARIGHFVEAQILEAVGVDYVDESEVLTPADDAHHINKHNFRVPFVCGCRDLGEALRRVREGAAMIRTKGEAGTGNIVEAVRHVRSVMGDVRALRNMDDDEVFAYAKRIAAPYDLVMQTKQLGRLPVVQFAAGGVATPADAALMMQLGCDGVFVGSGIFKSGDPARRARAIVQAVTHYSDPTILADVSAGLGEAMVGINLNDPKVERYAARSE